One Urechidicola croceus genomic window, TCAAATTATGGAAAATCAAAATATTTAGCAGAAAAGGAGATACTAGAACGATTACCTGATTCTATTTCAAAAATTATTCTTCGAACTGGGGTCGTATATGGTTGTACTCTAGGGTTTAGCCCAACAACAGTTCTTAATAAATTTATATTTGAATCTCATTTTTTCAATAAAATACAAGTATTTGGTAATGGTAATCAAAAAAGACCATTTATCCACATTGAAAGACTTAGTGAAGTGATTTTTAATACGATTATAAATAATAATTTAAAAACAGAAATTTTCAACATATTTGATTATAATGTGTCAATAAAAGAAATAACAGATATTCTTTTAAAAATTAATCCTAAATTAGAATTAATTTATATGAATAGAGATCATGAAATGAAATCAATAGAACTTTCAACAGAAGAGAGTTTGAATAACAAATTAAATATCAAAGCTCCAGTAACATTAGAGCAAAATATTAGAGAATGTTTAATTAAATTTTCTTTATAAGTACTATATTACTTGAATAAGTAAATTAATTAAAATATCTTTGCAAACTTAAAAATTAAAAAAGAATGAAAAAAGTATTTGTATTAGGTGGCGACGGCTTTTGTGGTTGGCCTTCTGCGTTACATCTTTCAAATCAAGGATTTGATGTAACAATTATTGATAATTTATCTAGAAGAAACATAGATAATGAATTAGGCGTTCAATCACTAACACCAATTGCGACGATTCAAGAAAGAATAAAAACATGGGAAGAAGTAAGCGGAAAAAAAATAGGATTCTACAACTTTGATCTTGCAAAAGATTACACGGAGTTTTTAGATTTATTAAAAGAAAAAAAGCCAGATACAATAATACATTTTGCTGAACAAAGAGCAGCTCCATACTCAATGAAAAGTAGCAAACATAAACGCTACACAGTAGATAATAACCTTAGTTCTACAAACAATGTTCTATGCGCAATAGTTGACTCAGAATTAGATATCCATTTAGTACACTTAGGAACTATGGGAGTGTATGGTTATGGAACTGCTGGGATGAAAATTCCTGAAGGATACCTTGACGTTTATATGAAAACAGAAAATGGTGATGAAGTTTCAAGTGAAATATTATATCCTGTAAATCCTGGAAGTATTTACCATATGACAAAAACTCAGGACCAATTATTCTTTTTATACTATAATAAAAATGATAAATTAAGAATTACAGATTTACATCAAGGAATAGTTTGGGGAACACATACTCAAGAAACAAAATTAAATGAAAAATTAATTAATAGGTTTGATTATGATGGAGATTATGGTACAGTATTAAACAGGTTTTTAATGCAAGCTGCTATAGGATATCCATTGACAGTTCATGGAACGGGAGGACAAACAAGAGCATTTATTCATATTCAAGACTCAGTTAAATGTATTGAATTAGCTGTGAAAAATCCACCTAAATTAAATGAAAAAGTAAAAATATTTAATCAAGCAACTGAAACTCATAGAGTTAGAGATTTAGCAAACTTAATTTCAAAAATGGCAAATGTTGAGATTCAAAATCTTAAAAATCCAAGAAATGAAGATGCTGAAAATGAATTGAGAGTTGAAAACAAAAATTTCTTAAAACTAGGATTAAATCCAATTACTCTTGAAAAAGGACTTTTAGAAGAAGTAAAAGAGATTGCTCAAAAATATGCTCATAGATGTAATAAAGAAAAAATACCTTGTGAATCACTATGGATAAAGAAATAAAATTAAACAATTGGTTGATAACTGGAGGTTGTGGATTTATTGGTAAAATTTTCATTAAACACTTAAAATCAATAAATCCAAATTTTTCAATTAGAGTAATTGATAATTTAAAGGTAGGTACTAGAGAAGAATTAAGTTTTTCTGGAGATTTTGAAGAAGTTTCGGATGCAAATAATTTAAAATGGGAAAGTGGAATTACTCAACTGATTGTAGAGGATATTTTAGAATATAACAAGCTTTTAAAAATTACATCAGGAGCGGATGTAATTATTCATTTGGCAGCAAATACTGGTGTTTTACCATCAGTAGAAGATCCTAAAATGGATTTTGAGAATAATGTTATAGGAACCTTTAATTTACTTGAAACTTGTAGAATAAATAAGATTAAGAAATTTGTAATGGCATCAAGTGGCGCTGCTGCAGGCGAAGTGACACCTCCAATTCATGAAGAGGTTTGTGCTCATCCAACATCTCCTTATGGGGCAAGTAAATTAGTTGGTGAATCTTACTGTTCGGCATACTATAATAGTTATGGTGTAAATACCGTGGCTTTAAGGTTTAGCAATGTTTATGGTCCAGGATCTACACATAAAAATAGTATAGTTGCAAAATTTACCAAGCGAGCAATAAATGGCGAAGTTTTAGAAATATATGGAGACGGATCTCAAACAAGAGATTTTGTTTATACTGAAGATTTGTTAAATGCTATTTATTTAAGTGCTATTAAAGATATAGGAGGAGAGGTGTTTCAAATTGCAAGTAACAATGAAACTACAGTATTAGAGATTACAGATTTATTAGTGAAAACTTTAAAATCAAAAGGAATCGAAAATATTGAAGTAATACATGGAAGCAAAAATGTTGGTGAGGTTTATAGAAATTATGCAGACACGTCCAAAGCTCAAAAGATATTAGGTTGGAATGTTAAAATGAATTTAGAACAGGGGATAGAAAATACTGTTGAATGGTTTTTCTCACTTGACTCTAAAATAGTTTAATTAATCAATTAGCATTAATTTTTTATGGAAGTAAAAATAAATAACTATAATGTTTTTAGTGGTTCAATAGATGAAATACTTGAATTAGATGGAAAAATAGTTATCAATACAATTAATGCTCATTCATATATTACTGCTGAAAAAGACAAGATATTTAAAGAGGCATTAGTAGAGAGTGATGTTCTTTTACCAGATGGAGAAGGTGTTGTATTAATGGCTAAATATTTGAATAATATTAGAATCAATAAAATAGCTGGTGCTGATATGCACCAGCTATTATTAAAACATGTTAATAAAAATAATTTAAAATGTTTTTATTTAGGATCTTCTGAAAATGTATTGAATATAATACGCCAAAATTTAAATCGAGAATTTCCAAACATAAATATTGCTACTTTTTCACCACCTTTTAAAGAAAAATTTACTGAAAAAGATAATGAAAAGATAATAACTGCAATTAATAATTTTGAGCCAGATGTTTTATTTGTTGGAATGACCGCACCGAAACAAGAAAAATGGTTATTTCAAAATAAAGAACACATAAATTTTAAATTTGCAGCAGCAATAGGAGCTGTTTTTGATTTTTATGCCGAAACCAAATCAAGAGCGCCAAAATGGGTTATAAAGATTAAAATGGAATGGTTATATCGAGCTTTTTCTAGTTGGAGGTTAGCAAAAAGATATATATATTCAAACCCAAAATTTATAATTGAAGTAATTAAATTAAAATTTTTAAAAGTAAAAAACAACTAGAATTTATGTTTAATTATTTTTATAAAAATTGATTTTTCGTTCTATATAAATTCACATTTAAAACTAAAAATTGAGCAAAAGGTATTCAATATATCTAACCCCTATATCTATTTTTATAGATTTATTAATAATAAATATATCTATATTTATTATTAAAGTTTCATATCTAACCCCTTCATTTATTATATATATTAACTTTGGTTGGTTAATTATTTCTTTTTACACTAAATTCTATAATGTATATAGATATACAAAGCAAACTAAAATTATTTCATTATTAATTGTTCAACTTGGAATCTTTTTTTTAGCTTATTTTGCATATTTTAGTTTGTTTAGAGAAGGAGTAATCGTCAATAAACAATCAAATTCATTAATAATTATTTTTACTTTAATATCATTTTTTAAAATACTATTTCTCTTTGCTTTGAGAAATTACAGATTAGGAGGTGGAAATTTCAGAGATGTTATAATTTTGGGAGGAAGGGAACCAATAGAATCTTTAACAAATCTATTTAATGAAAGAAGTAATTTGGGTTACAGGTTTAAAGGTTATTTTTCAGATATTAATACTTCAAGAGAAAAATACTTAGGGAAAATTGAAGATAGTTTTAATTATATAATTGAAAATAATATTGACGAAATATATTGCTCAATTTCAGAATTTTCTCAAAAACAGATAAAAAAAATTATCGAGTTTGGTAATAGAAATAATAAAGTTGTAAAATTAATTCCAGATTCGAAAGGTGTATTTAGTAAAGGATTAGAATTAGATTATTATGATTACATTCCTGTTTTAACACTAAAAAAATTACCTTTTGAT contains:
- a CDS encoding NAD-dependent epimerase/dehydratase family protein, which encodes MNILITGGLGYVGSTLIPTLFNKAEIHNIIIYDNISNNNYELLLSKLNFKSKVVFVEGNILDKQTIRNIFQTYKIDTVIHLAAKTITPMNDTGFHEFDQVNHWGTSILVEIIKEINSVKKIIYLSSFAVYGTYLKSFSEKNIPIPLSNYGKSKYLAEKEILERLPDSISKIILRTGVVYGCTLGFSPTTVLNKFIFESHFFNKIQVFGNGNQKRPFIHIERLSEVIFNTIINNNLKTEIFNIFDYNVSIKEITDILLKINPKLELIYMNRDHEMKSIELSTEESLNNKLNIKAPVTLEQNIRECLIKFSL
- a CDS encoding NAD-dependent epimerase/dehydratase family protein — protein: MKKVFVLGGDGFCGWPSALHLSNQGFDVTIIDNLSRRNIDNELGVQSLTPIATIQERIKTWEEVSGKKIGFYNFDLAKDYTEFLDLLKEKKPDTIIHFAEQRAAPYSMKSSKHKRYTVDNNLSSTNNVLCAIVDSELDIHLVHLGTMGVYGYGTAGMKIPEGYLDVYMKTENGDEVSSEILYPVNPGSIYHMTKTQDQLFFLYYNKNDKLRITDLHQGIVWGTHTQETKLNEKLINRFDYDGDYGTVLNRFLMQAAIGYPLTVHGTGGQTRAFIHIQDSVKCIELAVKNPPKLNEKVKIFNQATETHRVRDLANLISKMANVEIQNLKNPRNEDAENELRVENKNFLKLGLNPITLEKGLLEEVKEIAQKYAHRCNKEKIPCESLWIKK
- a CDS encoding exopolysaccharide biosynthesis polyprenyl glycosylphosphotransferase, which translates into the protein MSKRYSIYLTPISIFIDLLIINISIFIIKVSYLTPSFIIYINFGWLIISFYTKFYNVYRYTKQTKIISLLIVQLGIFFLAYFAYFSLFREGVIVNKQSNSLIIIFTLISFFKILFLFALRNYRLGGGNFRDVIILGGREPIESLTNLFNERSNLGYRFKGYFSDINTSREKYLGKIEDSFNYIIENNIDEIYCSISEFSQKQIKKIIEFGNRNNKVVKLIPDSKGVFSKGLELDYYDYIPVLTLKKLPFDNPIIKHSKRLFDIVFSLLIIVFILSWISCILFVLIKLETKGPLIFKQLRDGLNGKQFECYKFRSMGVNKDADKKQATKEDIRITKIGRFIRKTSIDELPQFINVLKGDMSVVGPRPHMTSQSKKFAKIVDKYFIRNLVKPGVTGLAQVRGLRGEIETLADMENRVRLDIFYINNWSFILDIKIIVQTVFNAIKGEEKAY
- a CDS encoding WecB/TagA/CpsF family glycosyltransferase is translated as MEVKINNYNVFSGSIDEILELDGKIVINTINAHSYITAEKDKIFKEALVESDVLLPDGEGVVLMAKYLNNIRINKIAGADMHQLLLKHVNKNNLKCFYLGSSENVLNIIRQNLNREFPNINIATFSPPFKEKFTEKDNEKIITAINNFEPDVLFVGMTAPKQEKWLFQNKEHINFKFAAAIGAVFDFYAETKSRAPKWVIKIKMEWLYRAFSSWRLAKRYIYSNPKFIIEVIKLKFLKVKNN
- a CDS encoding NAD-dependent epimerase/dehydratase family protein, which codes for MDKEIKLNNWLITGGCGFIGKIFIKHLKSINPNFSIRVIDNLKVGTREELSFSGDFEEVSDANNLKWESGITQLIVEDILEYNKLLKITSGADVIIHLAANTGVLPSVEDPKMDFENNVIGTFNLLETCRINKIKKFVMASSGAAAGEVTPPIHEEVCAHPTSPYGASKLVGESYCSAYYNSYGVNTVALRFSNVYGPGSTHKNSIVAKFTKRAINGEVLEIYGDGSQTRDFVYTEDLLNAIYLSAIKDIGGEVFQIASNNETTVLEITDLLVKTLKSKGIENIEVIHGSKNVGEVYRNYADTSKAQKILGWNVKMNLEQGIENTVEWFFSLDSKIV